GTCGCGTGGCCCAGTGTGTCAGCTGCCTCTCCCGTTCCAGCCCCATGTGATCTCTTTTGTTTCATCCACTGCAGGACACACTGAACAACAACTCGTTTGGCAAAAAGTACAGCTGGCAGGAAAAAGTGTCGCGATCGACCTCCCCGCTCAAGACAGGTAGGTGTGCCCGCAGTGCAGGCTCCCTGAAGTTGCTCGTTGCAGAGCTGAACCCATTTAAGTCAAAGATCTTCAGCCAAGTCACTGATCCGGTAAGATTCCAGCGAATGTTGAATTGAAGGGCTGGTTTTAAAGAGAAAATATCTGTCATTGGGAGCTACAACTGTAGCCTTCAATGGGGTAAAATCTCCCCGGTGTACTGAGCTGTATCAGGAGAGAGTTTGGTAaaggagggaggggtagagggaaaCAGCAGGGCAGTTCTGTGAATTTCCAATGCTGGGGTGAAGGCAGGGCCACTACTAGTGGAGTGAACGGTGACGGTGATGTGCAGGAGGCCAGATTCGGAGAGATCTTGGAAGGTTTGCAGggctcccagggcaccaatgctcaatacaagaggacatggctttaaagtaatgggtgggaagttcaagggagatatcagaggaaggttttttacccagagagtggttggggcatggaatgcgctgcctgggacggtggtggaggcaggaacattggtcaaattcaagagattgctagataagcacatggaggaatttaaaatagagggatacatgggaggaaggggttagatagtcttaggtgaggtttaaaggtcggcacaacattgtggtctgaagggcctatattgtgctgtactgttctatgttctatattggaCGAGGTCACGGTGATGGaggtgggcggggggtgggggtatCGCACAAGGTTTCGAAGATGAGGGTGGGGACTGTGGTGCTGAGGGTTTGCAGGACTGGAAGCTTGTGTCGCTTGGGTGAGAGTGGGGTGACGGGTCAGCTGGTATTGgtgtgatgggtggggtggagcttaACCCACTGCTGCTAgcggggtgggggagtggggttgggggaagggtaggggttgggggaaggggagggggcaggggcgGGGCTGCGGGAGGGGAGCGGGTGGGTTTGGGGGGTAGGAAGCAGGGGTGGGGTCGGAGGAGGGACATCAGGAGGAAGGTGTGAAAAGAGTTGGGGGTCACCGAGGGGAAGAGGGGGTTGGGTGGGCAAGAGGGGGCAGACAGGCTGCAATCTGGAGCGACATTCAATctgctcagtgggtcgagcagcatctgttgggggggggggggtggagggaggtggagggagggcgaGAATAGCTGACGTTCTGGGTCCAGAATCAGGATGCAGGAAATGCTGTGGGTAATGGATCCTTTCTTCTGTCTAAAGTACAATGAACTCTGGACTTAGTGAGCAACAGAGTACAAGTTACAAGAAGCAGTAGTTCGCCCTCTGGAGCCTCACTCTCCCCGCTGTGTTGCTCTGCCCTCTGTCACTCCATTCTCGGCACACCTCCGGTGTCAGCTCTATGTCCCACATAAACCACTTCAAAAGTGTACTCCAACCTCCTGGTTCCCTTAGtagctgtgtaatgaattgacctgtatgatcagtttgtaagacaagcttttcactgtacctcggtacaagcgacaataataaaccaataccaataacttggCACAGAATGAAATCCAGTGAGATGGTAGCAGGGTTCAaaatactggtattggtttattattgtcacttgtaccgaggtacagtgaaaaacttgccttgcacaccgatcgtacagatcaattcattacacagtgcagttagaacatagaacatagtaaaactacagcacaattcaggcccttcagtccacaaagttgtgccgaacatgtccctaccctagaaattactaggcttacccatagccctctatttttctcagctccatgtacctatccaacagtttcttaaaagaccctatcgtatccgcctccaccaccgttgctggcagcacattccacgcactcaccactctgagtaaaaaacttacccctgacatctcctccatacctgctccccagcgccttaaacctatgtcctcttgtggccaccatttcagccctggggaaaagcctctgactatctacccgatcaatacctctcatcatcttatacacctctatcaggtcccccctcatcttccatcgctccaaggagaaaaggccgagttccctcaacctgctttcataaggcatgctccgcattccaggcagcatccttgtaaatctcctctgcaccctttctatggcttccacatccttcctgtagtgaggtgaccagaactgagcacagtactccaagtggggtctgaccagggacctacatagatgcaacaatacctcttggctcctaaattcaattccatgattgatgaaggacaatacaccatatgccttcttaaccacagagtcaacctgcacagctgctttgagcgtcctttggactcggaccccaaaatccctctgatcctccacactgccaagagtcttaccattaatactatattccgccaacatatttgacctaccaaaatgaagcacttcacacttatctgggttgagctgcatctgccacttctcagcccattgagttagtacagagtacattgaggtagtacaggtaaaaacaataacagtacagagtaaagtgtcacagctacagagaaagtgcagtgcaatgaggtgcaagggatCGTGAGGTCCGaggccatctcattgtataagggaaccattcaatagtcttatcacagcggggtagaaggtgtccttaagtctggtggtacgtgccttcaggctcctgtatcttctacctgatgggagaggagagaagagagaatgacccgggtgggtggggtctttgattatgctggctgcttcaccaagacagtgagaggtaaagacagagtccaaggagtggaggctggtgtctgtgatacgctgggctgtgtccacaactctctgcagtttcttgcagtcctgggcagagcagttgccgtactaagccgtgatgcatctggataggatgctttctatggtgcatcgataaaatagGGTTATGCCCAGGGAACCGAGCTTCTCAAGTGACACTGGCAAGTGGTACAGTTCAGCAACCGTAACAGCGTCCCCATCGCCCGCTTCTCCTACCCCGTTCCTCTTCAACCCCGTCCCTCCTCCCTTCGCCCTTTTCTTGAGTGGAAGAAATAGAAAAAGGAGACAATTTTCGATATGGTGAGCATTGGAAGACGTTCACTTCTTGTAATGCGAGTTGTAAAGTCATCCAGCACGGAAATAGTCCCTTTGGCCctactagtccatgccgactgtgttgcccggcgagctggtcccatctgcccgcctttggcccatagccctctaaacgtttcctatccatgtatttatctagatggcttttaaatgttgctaatgtgcccgcctcaatcactatttctggcagctcgttccaaatactcaccaccctttgtgtgaagaagctgcccttgatgtcccttttaaatctctcgcctctgatcttaaacctctgccctcttgtttttaggaccccttccctgggaaaaagactgtgtgctttcactctgtctatacccctcgtgatcttctatacctctatcaggtcacctctcaatctcctatgttccagggaacatAATCCAAGTCTAcgtaacctctccctgtaactcaggcccgcCAAGTccgggcaacgtcctggtaaatcttttcagcactctttctagttcaataacatctttcctataacagggtgaccaaaactctacacaatacatgcaggtacagcaagcaattaggaaggcaaatggcttaTTGGCCTTTACTGTAAGAGGATTTCAGTACATGAGTAAAGATCTCTTACTGAAATGATGCAGGGTCCATATCTGGGGTGCTATATACAGGTCTGGTTCCCCCTCTCGAAGGAAAGATGTACATGTAATAAGGGGTACAGCAAAGGTTTGTCCAATTAGTTCCTGGGATAGTGGGTTTGTCCTGTGATAAGAGATCAAGTGGACCGGGACAACATTGTACTgatgttagaagaatgagaggtgattttattaaaACATGGAAGGTTCTGAGGGGACTCAACAGGGGAGATGCAGAGTTAgtgtttccctggctggggtgtcctgTCATAAAATGAGGTGTTGGCCATTCACAACTCCATTGAgaggaagtttcttcacccagagggtggtgagtcatTGGAGGTCTCTGCCTGTGAGaattgtggaggttcagtcactgagtgcaCTCAAGGCAGAGGTCAGTAGACTTTCagagacataggagactgcagatgctggaatctggagcaacacacaagacgctggaggaactcagcaggtcaggtagcatctgtggagggaaatagacagtcaacagtTTGGGTTGGACTCTTCATTTGGACTCAGTCGAAAtggaacagtcctgatgaaggatctcaacccgaaacgtcgactgttcatttccctccatagacgctgcctgacttgttgagttcctccagcattttgtgggttgcgatagatttttggacgttgaaggaatcaagggatgtagagttagtgcaagaaagtggtgctgacgTAAAAGAACGGCTgggaccttactgaatggtggtgcAAGCTCgaggggttgagtggcctactgcttctgtcctctcctcctccccatcgTGCTTCCATCTTCTCGTCCATCCCTCTatcctccccacttcccccacaATTTGTCGTACTCCTTCATAAAACCATGACAAACGGAAGCAGGAGTATACTAATTGACCTCGTCAGCTGGCTCCACCTTCCAgggagatcgtggctgatccagtCTCAGCCCCAGTTCCTGCTCTTTGTCCAAGtccatgaatactttgcttcagtgttcacttgaGACcttgaggatggtgtatgacaggctgatacgttagggcacgtcgacgtgaggaaagaagatgtgctggaacttctgaaaaacattaagatagataagtcaccggggctggacggaatatatccaaggttacaatgggaagtgagggaagagattgctgcacctttggcggtgatctttgcatcctcactggccacaggagtagtgccggatgattggagggtgaacaaatgttgttcctttgtttaagaaagggagtagggataaccctgggaattacagaccagtgagtcttacttcagtggtgggcaaattacgggagaagattcttagagacaggatttatgggcatttggagaagtataggctgattagggacagtcagcatggctttgtgaggggcaggtcgtgcctcacgagcctgattgaattctttgaggatgtgacaaagcacattgatggaggtcgagcagtggatgtggtgtacgtgaattttagtaaggtgtttgataaggttcctcatggaaggcttattcagaaagtcaggaggcatgggatccagggaaacttggttgtgtagattcagaattggctcgtccatagaagagcgtggtggtagatggagcgtattctgcctggaggtcggtgaccagtggtattccgcagggatctgttctgggacccctgctctttgtgatttttacaaatgacttggatgaggatgtggaagggtgggttagtaagtttacagatgacacgaaggttggtggtgttgtggatagtgtagaaggttgctgtagattacaacaggacattgatagaatgcagagctgggctgagaagtggcagatggagttcaacccggagaagtgtgaagtgatccactttggaagatcgaatttgaaggcagaatacaaggttaatggcaggactcttatcagtgtggaggaacagagggatcttggggtccacgtccactgatccctcaaggttgccacacaggcgataggttgttaagaaggcgtatggattgttggccttcattagtcggggtactgagttcaaggaCCGCTAGGTGATgtcgcagctctatagaactctggttagaccacacttggagtattgtgttcacttctggttgcctcattgtagaaaggatgtggaagctttagagagggtgcagatgagatttaccaggatgctgcctggattggagagcatgtcttatgaggataggttgaacgagctcgggcttttctctttggagaggaggatgagaggtgactcgattgaggtgtacaagatgataagaggcatagattgagtggacagtcagagacttttcccagggcgacaatggctaacacgaggggatataattttaaggtgattggaggaagatataagggggatgtcaggggtacgttttttacacagagagtggtgggtgcatggaacgcactgctggcagaggttgtggggccagatacattagggacatttaagagactcttagatagacacatgaatgatagagaaatggagggctatgtgggacggaagggttagatagatcttagagcaggataaaatgtcagcacaacatcatgggccgaagggcctgtactgtgctgtaatgttctatgttctacaaatcccttcattcccttgtCTAAATGTTCATCAGTCTCTGCCTTGCATACACTCAGTGACTCCAGCCGAACATCTCcttgggagagagaattccagagtcacaaccctctgagagagaagTTCCTCCCCGCTCCTGTTGTAAATGGGCAACGCCTTATGCCTTCCTGTTTTAGATGTTCCCACTCAGAGAAACACCCCCTCACCATACATcgtcagaattttgtatggttCAAACTAtcactcattcttctgcacttcaATGTCTACAAGCACTATCTGCTCAACTTTTGATTGTGTGTTAACCCCTTCTTACCAGGAATCAATCTACTGAACCTTGCTGGCACTGCTTCCAATGTAAATATACCTTTAGCTAAATATGGAGACGAAAATCatgcagttctccaggtgtggtctcgccCACTATCTTGATCAAATCTTTCTTTTGTACTCcgctggagagagtccagaggagattaACTGGGATATTGCcgagattggaggactttagttatgcggagaggctggataggctgggactgttttccctggagcgagggaggctgaggggtgaactgatagaagtgtgtaagattatgagaggcatagatagggtagatagttaaaatCTATTCCCATGGTAGGGCTATCAAAAACCACAGGGcagagttttaaagtgagaggtaggagttttaaagatgatttgaggggtaagttttttttatatagagtggttgatatctggaacgcgttcccagaggagatggtgaaatcattggtattggtttattattgtcacttgtacgaaggtacagtgaaaagcttgtcttacaacccaattgtacaggtcaattcattacacagtgcagttacattgggttagtacagagtgcattgatgtagtacaggtagaaacaataacagtacagagtaaagtgtcacagctacagagaaagtgcagtgcaataaggtgcaaggtcacaacaaggtagatcgtgaggtcatagtccatctcattgtataagggaaccgttcaatagtctaatcacagtggggtagaagctgtaagAGGCGTTTAGAGAgccacttaagtaggcaaggcatagaaggatatggtcctaatgtgggcaagtagatttagtgtaggtgggcaaaatggtcaacatggacatggtaggttgaaggacctgtttccatgctatgagtCCTTttatcttgcaataaagaccagtcTTCCAAATTATTATCTGTACCTGCATACCAAGTCTTTGTGTTTCGTGTATTAGGACACCAGGTTCCTCAACATTTTATAGTTTCACCTTTCAAAGAAAAAACACTCttgcttttttattcttccttccaaagtggtttAACCTCACTTGTTCCCACATTATCCTCTGTCTGCTGACATCCTGCCCACTCAGTCATCCCATCTACTCCCCCGTGTACGCTCTTTGGACCTTCCTCACAATTCGCTAACCCACTTTTTATCATCAAATTTGGCTGCAGCACACTTTGTCCCTTGAGGttattgaggccccagcaccgtgGCTACTGTTTGCCAATCCATTAATggcccatttatcccaattctctgttttctgtcagctCGTCAATCTCACCGCAATGACACTGTGTTACAGCACCCCAGTTGTACTCTTATCCCGTGTGGTAATCTTTTTATGTGGCACCCTATTAGGGTCATAGAGCTCtatggaaatggacccttcagcccaacttgtccatgctgaccaagttgcctatctgaactagtccaatttgcccctgtttgtcccatatccctctcaacgtaactgtccaaatgccctttaaatgtcataattgtacctgcctctcccacttcctctggcagctcgttccatatacccaccaccctctgtgtgaagaagttgcccctcaggtcccttttaaatctttcccttctcaccctaaacctatgccccctagttttggactcccctaccctggggaagaagacaataaccatccaccttatctatgggcctcatgattttataaaccactataaggtcacccctcagcctcctttgctccagagaaaaagtcccagcctatccggcatctccttacaactcaagtcctcctgtcccagtaacatccttgtaaacagAGACAAAGAGcttctgcagatcctggaatctggagcaacacacagtcctgatgaaacatcgactgtttatttcccttcatggattctgcctgacctgctgagttcctccagcactctgtgtgtgttgGAACATCCCTGAAAATcctttttgcaccttttccagtttgatgacacccttcctattgaactccttccagaaatccaaacaTACAGCCGGTTCTCCTTCATCCATCATCTGGTTTCCCATCCATCTCCACATCTCCTCCCAGGCTTGGGAAGAGCCTTTAATCCCATTTCCACTGGGGGGTTGTTTAAGCCCCTTGAATTGGTGAGAAGGCTCACCATTGGTCGAGTGGTGTGACCGATCGCCTTTGGCAAACCGTGCAGCCTGACGAAGGTGCCAGGGACTTTGGGGAGTGACTTGTGGGACAGGCAGCCAATGAACAATGGGTTTGTCTTGCAGGAGAGGCGAGCTCCGCTCACGATCACGTATGCCTCGGAGATGAGACCAAGCCAGCGGGCAGCACCATCGACAAGGGGACCACCTCTACTCAGGCCAACGCTTGCAGGCGGGCTCCAGTGGGGCAGAGCGAGACCATAGCTCCCACTGGCGTGGGACGTTCACCGCCCTCCCCGGCTGAGCAGCGGGCGCGAGGCAGCGGCGGCCAACACGAGGAGCGCATCCACTACCAAACGCAGGTGGAACTAGAGGCGACCGAGGAGATTTACCTCACCCCAGTGCAGAGGAACTCGGACTCTTCGGAGAGCGAGAAGCCCTTCCTCACCCGCTCCAATCGCAACAGGATGTCCACCAGCTCGGACGCCGACTTCACCCAGTGCTTGGCCATGCCCGAGAAGCCCAAGCCCTTCATCAGCGAGGAGGAGGATGTCCTCTCTGGCGTGTCCCCTGCCCGGGGGCCCTTGCTGGCACGAACCGCCCTGGCCTCCAGCGAGCAGTGCCCGCGGGCCTCGGTCAGCTCGGACAGCGTGCTGTCCTACGACTCGGTCAAGTACACGTTGGTCGTGGATGAGAACGTGCAGCTGGAGCTGGTGAGTCTGAAGCACTGCTACTCCGGCTACAGCGACGACAGCGACTCGGCCACCGTCTATGACAACTGCGTCTCCTCGCCCTATGAGTCGGCGATCGGCGAGGAGTACGAGGAGGGCGCGCTGAAGAGGGACTCCGTCTGCCTGTCGGAAGACTCCACGCCAGAAGCGGACATTCCCTTCTCCAAGAAGTTCCTCAATGTCTTCATGAGTGGAAGGTCAAGGGCTTCTAGTGAGTAGCTTTGGGCTCGTTCCTTCCTGGGACTGTGGCTGGTTGATGGGACAAGGAAGTGACAGTAACTGAATATGGGGAAGAGTATCTCACAGTgcagtggaattggtttattgttgtcgtgtgtaccaagacacagtgaaaaacgttgttttgcatgccatccatacagagcattccaaaacataagtgcgtagaggtagtacaagggaaaaacaataacagaatgcagaattaagttgtacagttacagagaaagtgcagtgcaggcagacagtaaggtgcaaggtccataatgaggtagattgtgaggtcaagagttcatccttaccgtacaaggggtccgttcaagagtcttataacagcaggatagaagctgtccttgagtgttttcaagattttgtatcttctgcctgatgggagtggggagaagagagaatgtccggggtgggtggggtctttgattaagctggctgttTCTCAcaaggcaacgggaagtgtagacagagtccacggaggggaggctggtgtccgtgatgcgctgggctgtgtccacaactctctgcagtttcttgcgatcccgggcagagcatttgctgtaccaagccgtgatgcatccagataggatgctttctatggtgcattgataaaaattggtgaggggcaaTGGAGACTTACCGAttatccttagccttctgaggaagcagaggcgctttcttggccatagcatcaatgtggttggaccaggacaagcttttTGACTCGGTATCATGGGAACTCCCTATGGGATGTCCCTGAAAAGTACATCGAACCCTGAGACTCCTCTGTGATGGCAGGCTTGCCGCAGTCATGGttagcaacagtaactgtgagccttttcaagtcaaatcaggagtaaaacagggatgtgcgattgccccaactttgttcaccaccttcattgcgacaatcatccacattatcaaggacgatctacccccaggaatcgaaattgtcgacagaacagatggcagacttttcaatcttgcctgtcccaagtccaaaaacaagacctCCATgagttccctcatcgaattccaataGGCAGacgacaactgtgttgcagctgtctcagaaaaccacctacaacagattctgactgccttcaaccgtgcgtacacgaaacttgaacttaccatcaattccaagaagactcaggtcatctaccaaccgtcaccaactgagataaatcggatagaaccatcaatccaacttggcgaagcaaccctggaaaatgtggaccactgtccatatcttggaagtcacctctcctccaatgtcgaccttaatgacgagatccaacatcgtcttaaatgtgctggaacagcttttggacgtctccgaacaagagcttttcatgatcgtgacatccgaacagacactaaagtgttagtgtacaaagcagtggtgatgccaacgctcctgtatgcatcagaaacttggacaacataccaacgacatctgaaggcacttgaaaagttccatcaatgctgtcttcgaaatatcttaaatatcagctgggaaggtAGAAGAACCAACATCAacatgctaaatgaagcaaaagcaacaagcattgaagcctacgttatcaagaaccaactaagatggagcggtcatgttgtttggatgaaagacgaatgtctgccgaaacaaatcttctactcccagcttaaagtaggcaaacataaaagaggcggacaacagaagagattcaaagacatcttaaaagccaacatgaagaaatgtaacatcgacatcaacaatcgggaaaccaatgccaaggacaggaaactctggcaaaccatcatccaaggaggaacagcaactttcgaagccgacagatgtgcagagttagaggaaaagagaagaaaatggaaagagaggcagcaacaaccgaagcccgatctgccatctggaactacctgtcctgaatgcggaagaactttcagagccaagattggactcacaagccacttgagagcccataaatagatcaacggaatgaagaccatcatcctcgacctcgagggatagccatgacgatTAGTgacatttacacctaggaacttgaagcttgccACAGGTGGAGAGGagcagctctagtgacccaggttcgatcctgacctccggtgctgtctgtttgcatgttctccctgtgactgaatatgggtttcccccaggggctgcagtttcctccctcacatcccaaaTACGTATGGGTCGGTAGATTGATTGACCATTGTACGTTGCCTCCAATGTAGGtcatgtcaagtcgagtttattgtcatgtgcacaagtacggtgaggcacagttacaatgaaaaacttgcttgcagcagcagcacaggcacgtaggtacagacaacacacggaacataagttgtacataaattatacaaaactgtggaggccaagtcattgggtgtatttaaggcagagtttgataggtccttgattggtaagggggttaagggtgatGGGGAGAATGGAGAATGAGcacactcaatgggccgaatggcctaattctgcttctcttcttctggtctaagaaaaaaactgcaaaacaagacattagtgcaggtATGTTCAAAAACAGGACAGGCATGTCAACTGTGGTCAAACACGTGCCCTTAGCTTTGTCACGGGGTGCCTGAAGTACATTGGGAAGTTGCAGTGGCTTAAAGGCATTGTACAAATGCAAGCAGATGTTGTTGTCAAGCAGCCATCAAATGGAGCTGGCTGTGGCCACTCCTTCCAAAGGGAGCTGTTGGTGTAGAGCTGCTCTCAGAGACTTGGCTTATGGGTGATCTGGGCTCGCTGACGGAATGTCACTCCTCTCCGTGGTCAGACACAATGAGGTATCCGGATCGTCCTGGGATTCACCCCGGTGGGAAATCCATCTTTTCAATCCCACACCAGCTGTGCCGGTGTCCTGACCTGGAATTGGAACCTCTTGTCACTTCACAGTGGGGATTAAGATGGGAAAGGCATGTCCGGTTATCTGTTTGACATGTTATGttgttttaatatttcaggttatttTTGAATGATTCATCGTacctttaatcattttttttgtatttttgacGTAACTTAGAGCAaatttgtctctgtctctgtgcaAGTAGAAAGATTACAAAAAAACTGACAGGGATGAAGTTTCACCCCCTTCCCTTCAACCCCTACACCTGTCAATGGCCCTTGGGGACTGAGAGTGGGGCTCTAATGCTCagccacctgaggcctagttgcaTTGAGGCCTAGCTGCATTGAGGCCTAGCTGGAAGGCTCCAGAGGCTTCGGACATGAATACCAGGTtgataggggtgggggggggggggggtggtgtgaggTGGGTGGAGGGCATGAGCGAGCATGGGTGAGTTGACCCAGCAACCAGATTGATCAAAATTCagcccaatatttttccaaacaaTGGAAGATTGCAATAA
The genomic region above belongs to Pristis pectinata isolate sPriPec2 chromosome 14, sPriPec2.1.pri, whole genome shotgun sequence and contains:
- the mapk8ip1b gene encoding C-Jun-amino-terminal kinase-interacting protein 1 isoform X3; translated protein: MLQLDLIDAVDEVEEEEEDNGPRQEANPVSMASYRPKRPTTLNLFPQVPRTQDTLNNNSFGKKYSWQEKVSRSTSPLKTGEASSAHDHVCLGDETKPAGSTIDKGTTSTQANACRRAPVGQSETIAPTGVGRSPPSPAEQRARGSGGQHEERIHYQTQVELEATEEIYLTPVQRNSDSSESEKPFLTRSNRNRMSTSSDADFTQCLAMPEKPKPFISEEEDVLSGVSPARGPLLARTALASSEQCPRASVSSDSVLSYDSVKYTLVVDENVQLELVSLKHCYSGYSDDSDSATVYDNCVSSPYESAIGEEYEEGALKRDSVCLSEDSTPEADIPFSKKFLNVFMSGRSRASSAESFGLFSCRINGEERDQTHRAVFRFIPRHDDELELEVDDPLLVEVQADDYWYEAYNMRTGDRGIFPAYYALEVATEPEYFAAIAEKNDWVDNFHLKFLGSVQVPYHKGNDVLCAAMQKIATTRRLTVQFNPPSSCVLEISMRGIKIAVQLEGPGAYEKGSKCSHFFQLKNVSFCGYHPKNTKYFGFITKHPSDHRFACHVFVSEDSTKPIAESVGRAFQQFYKEYIEYTCPTEDIYLE